One window of Mediterraneibacter butyricigenes genomic DNA carries:
- the fba gene encoding class II fructose-1,6-bisphosphate aldolase, producing MALVTTTEMFKKAYEGGYAIGAFNVNNMEIVQGITEAAGELNSPVILQVSKGARAYANHNYLVKLVEAALIENDIPIALHLDHGPDFETCKACVDGGFSSVMIDASHYDFEKNIEITKKVVEYAHDKGVVVEAELGKLAGVEDDVKVAADDAMYTQPDEVEEFVTRTGVDSLAIAIGTSHGAFKFKPGQKPQLRFDILDEITKRIPGFPIVLHGASSVSQEYVKIIQENGGNLKDAIGIPEDMLRQAAKSAVCKINIDSDLRLAMTAGVRQVLNQHPEVFDPREYLKVGRANVKDLVRHKIINVLGSDGKA from the coding sequence ATGGCATTAGTAACAACGACAGAGATGTTCAAAAAGGCGTATGAAGGCGGATATGCAATCGGAGCATTCAACGTAAACAACATGGAGATCGTACAGGGAATCACCGAGGCAGCAGGTGAGTTGAATTCCCCGGTTATTCTTCAGGTTTCAAAGGGTGCAAGAGCTTATGCAAACCACAACTACCTTGTAAAATTAGTAGAGGCAGCTTTGATCGAAAACGATATTCCAATTGCACTGCATCTGGATCATGGCCCGGATTTTGAGACATGTAAAGCATGTGTAGACGGAGGATTCTCTTCCGTTATGATCGATGCTTCTCACTATGATTTTGAGAAAAATATCGAGATTACAAAGAAGGTTGTAGAATATGCACACGACAAGGGTGTAGTAGTAGAGGCTGAGCTTGGAAAACTTGCTGGTGTAGAAGATGATGTAAAAGTTGCAGCAGACGATGCAATGTATACACAGCCGGATGAAGTAGAAGAATTCGTGACACGTACAGGTGTAGATTCCCTTGCAATCGCAATCGGAACCAGCCATGGTGCATTCAAATTCAAACCGGGACAGAAGCCACAGCTTCGTTTCGATATTCTGGATGAAATTACAAAGAGAATCCCGGGATTCCCGATCGTACTTCACGGAGCATCTTCCGTATCCCAGGAATATGTAAAGATCATTCAGGAGAACGGTGGAAACCTGAAAGATGCAATCGGTATTCCGGAAGATATGCTGCGTCAGGCTGCAAAATCTGCAGTATGCAAGATCAACATCGACTCTGACTTACGTCTGGCTATGACAGCAGGAGTTCGCCAGGTACTGAACCAGCATCCGGAAGTGTTTGACCCGAGAGAATATCTGAAGGTTGGACGTGCAAACGTAAAAGATCTGGTAAGACATAAAATCATCAACGTACTCGGAAGTGACGGAAAAGCCTGA